From a region of the Triticum aestivum cultivar Chinese Spring chromosome 7D, IWGSC CS RefSeq v2.1, whole genome shotgun sequence genome:
- the LOC123165553 gene encoding receptor-like protein kinase isoform X2, translating to MGLVLWHSLFLFLCLVSSSWSLNSDGRALLALSKNLILPSSIKSSWNASDTTPCNWTGISCDKRNNVVSLDLTLSGVSGSLGVHIGLLKYIKVINLPSNNICGPIPQELGNCSMLEQLDVSGNFLSGEIPESLGNLKKLSYLSLYNNSLSGEIPEGLFKNQFLQDVFLNENKLSGSIPSSVGEMTSLRSFWLTQNALSGGLPDSIGNCTKLEELYLLDNRLSGSLPKTLSYVKGLKVLDATGNSFTGEIDFSFENCKLEKFIFSFNQMRGGIPAWLGNCSSLTELALVNNSFSGQIPPSLGLLSNLTLLMLSQNSLSGPIPPEIGNCRLLEWLELDHNMLEGTVPKELANLRHLQKLFLFENRLTGEFPEGIWSIRYLRSVLIYSNGFTGKLPLKLAELKLLENITLFDNFFTGVIPLGLGVNSPLQQIDFTNNSFTGGIPPYICSRKRLRVLVLGFNLLNGSIPSNVADCPGLQRIILRNNDLTGPIPHFRNCAALGYTDFSHNSLSGDIPASLGKCINTTMINWSANKLVGPIPPEIGNLVNLGVLNLSQNSLQGALPAQVSSCSKLYILDLSFNSLHGSALTTLVMLLELQLGGNILGGSIPSSLGKLIKLIALNLSSNGLVGDLRTPLGNLVELQSLDLSVNNLTGGLGALGSLHSLHALNLSYNRFSGPVPEYLLKFLNSAPSSFNGNSGLCISCRDSDSSCKRSNVLKPCGGSGKKGIKRRFKVALIILGSLFIGAVAVLILCCILLKNRDSKTKSEETISNLLEGSSSKLNEIIEKTENFDDKYIIGAGAHGTVYKAILNSGEVFAIKKLAISARSSSYKSMVRELKTLGKVRHRNLIKLKEFWVRGDSGFILYDFMEHGSLYDVLHRIRTPSLDWSMRYNIALGTAHGLAYLHHDSVPAIIHRDIKPSNILLNKDLVPRIADFGIAKIMDQCSAAPQTTGVVGTTGYMAPELAFSTRNSIKTDVYSYGVVLLELITGKTAVDPSFPENMDIVGWVPHALNGAEQIGPVCDPALLDEVYSTVEMEEVRKVLRLALRCTAKEPSQRPSMVDVVKELTDARFAGIPSSSKQGKPGSSSGGGSS from the exons ATGGGGCTTGTATTGTGGCATTCATTGTTTCTCTTCTTATGTTTGGTTTCCTCGTCATGGAGTTTGAATTCAGATGGTCGTGCCCTTCTTGCTCTGTCCAAAAATCTCATATTGCCTAGTTCCATAAAGTCAAGTTGGAATGCTTCTGATACAACCCCATGTAACTGGACTGGAATTAGTTGTGATAAAAGGAACAATGTGGTTTCTCTTGACCTAACATTGTCTGGAGTTTCTGGTTCACTAGGAGTTCATATAGGGCTTCTAAAGTACATAAAAGTCATCAATTTGCCGAGCAATAACATATGTGGTCCAATCCCCCAAGAATTGGGCAATTGTAGCATGCTTGAACAGTTGGATGTTTCCGGGAACTTCCTTTCTGGTGAAATACCAGAATCGCTTGGCAACCTCAAAAAACTATCATACCTCTCGTTGTACAATAACTCCCTCAGTGGGGAAATACCAGAGGGGTTGTTCAAGAACCAGTTTCTGCAGGACGTGTTCCTCAATGAGAATAAACTCAGTGGTTCTATCCCTTCATCAGTTGGTGAAATGACAAGCCTTAGATCATTTTGGTTGACGCAGAATGCATTATCTGGAGGTCTGCCAGATTCAATTGGCAACTGCACCAAGTTGGAGGAGCTCTATCTGCTGGATAATCGGTTGAGCGGGAGCCTTCCGAAAACCTTGAGCTATGTCAAAGGACTGAAAGTTTTAGATGCCACTGGAAATAGCTTCACCGGAGAGATTGATTTCAGTTTTGAGAACTGCAAGTTGGAGAAATTCATATTCTCGTTCAATCAGATGAGGGGCGGTATTCCAGCGTGGCTAGGTAATTGCAGTAGCTTGACAGAACTTGCACTTGTCAACAACAGTTTCTCTGGCCAAATTCCGCCTTCTCTTGGCCTATTGAGCAACCTCACCTTGCTTATGCTTTCTCAAAACTCCTTGTCTGGCCCAATCCCTCCTGAGATTGGTAATTGTCGGTTGCTGGAGTGGCTAGAGTTGGATCATAACATGCTGGAGGGCACTGTTCCTAAAGAGCTGGCTAATCTGAGACACTTGCAGAAGCTCTTTCTTTTCGAGAATCGCCTGACCGGGGAGTTTcctgagggtatttggagcatccGGTACCTTCGAAGTGTTCTTATTTACAGCAATGGTTTTACTGGGAAGCTACCTCTTAAGTTAGCTGAATTGAAGTTATTGGAGAACATCACATTGTTCGATAATTTCTTCACTGGAGTCATACCCCTGGGTTTGGGTGTTAATAGCCCTTTACAGCAAATTGATTTCACTAACAACAGTTTTACCGGTGGAATACCTCCGTacatttgttcaaggaaaagactCAGGGTGTTGGTTTTGGGTTTCAATCTTCTGAATGGTAGCATCCCATCCAATGTTGCAGACTGCCCAGGCTTGCAACGGATCATTCTCAGAAACAATGATCTTACTGGGCCCATTCCACATTTTAGAAACTGTGCAGCTCTGGGCTATACAGATTTCAGTCATAATTCTTTAAGTGGAGATATTCCAGCAAGCTTGGGCAAATGCATAAATACTACAATGATAAACTGGTCAGCAAACAAACTTGTTGGTCCAATACCACCTGAAATTGGAAACTTGGTGAATTTGGGAGTTCTTAACCTCTCACAAAACAGTCTCCAGGGTGCACTTCCAGCGCAGGTTTCTAGTTGCTCCAAGCTGTATATTCTGGATTTGAGTTTCAACTCTCTGCATGGTTCGGCACTCACGACA TTGGTTATGCTTCTTGAGCTGCAACTTGGTGGCAACATTCTTGGAGGCAGCATCCCTTCGTCGTTAGGAAAGTTGATCAAACTCATTGCATTGAATCTCAGCAGCAACGGACTGGTGGGTGATCTTCGAACACCATTGGGCAATTTGGTGGAACTGCAAAGTTTAGATTTGTCAGTTAATAACCTCACTGGAGGTCTTGGCGCATTAGGAAGTCTACATTCATTGCATGCCTTGAATCTTTCCTATAATAGGTTCAGTGGACCAGTGCCAGAATATCTTCTGAAATTTCTGAACTCCGCACCAAGCTCTTTTAATGGAAATTCGGGTCTCTGTATCTCTTGCCGTGACAGTGATTCTTCTTGCAAGAGATCTAATGTGCTGAAACCTTGTGGAGGATCAGGGAAAAAAGGAATAAAGCGTCGATTCAAGGTTGCTCTTATTATTCTTGGTTCATTGTTCATTGGAGCAGTAGCGGTACTTATCCTCTGCTGTATCCTTCTAAAGAATCGAGATTCGAAGACAAAAAGTGAGGAGACAATCAGTAATTTGCTTGAAGGCTCTTCTTCTAAATTGAATGAGATCATAGAAAAGACAGAAAACTTTGATGACAAGTATATCATAGGCGCAGGTGCTCATGGGACTGTGTACAAGGCAATATTGAATTCAGGGGAGGTCTTTGCTATAAAGAAGCTTGCGATTTCCGCGCGCAGCAGTTCCTACAAAAGCATGGTCAGAGAACTGAAGACGCTTGGTAAAGTTCGGCACAGGAACTTGATAAAGCTGAAAGAATTTTGGGTGAGAGGCGACTCTGGGTTCATACTGTATGACTTTATGGAGCATGGTAGCCTCTATGATGTCCTGCACAGGATCCGGACGCCGAGTCTGGACTGGAGCATGCGCTATAACATAGCTCTTGGAACTGCCCATGGTCTGGCATATCTTCACCATGACTCTGTCCCTGCGATCATTCATCGAGATATTAAGCCGAGCAACATATTGCTGAACAAGGACTTGGTGCCGCGCATCGCAGATTTCGGCATAGCGAAGATCATGGATCAGTGTTCAGCTGCTCCACAGACCACCGGGGTCGTCGGCACAACTGGATATATGGCACCAG AGCTGGCATTTTCCACCAGAAACAGTATCAAGACCGACGTGTACAGCTACGGCGTTGTCCTGCTCGAGCTGATAACGGGAAAGACGGCAGTGGATCCCTCGTTCCCGGAGAACATGGACATTGTCGGCTGGGTGCCCCACGCCCTGAACGGCGCTGAGCAGATCGGGCCCGTCTGCGACCCGGCCCTCCTGGACGAAGTGTACAGCACTGTCGAAATGGAGGAGGTGCGCAAGGTCCTGCGCCTGGCCCTCAGGTGCACGGCGAAGGAGCCGAGTCAACGACCGTCCATGGTCGATGTCGTGAAGGAGTTGACTGACGCGAGGTTTGCGGGCATCCCTTCATCGTCGAAGCAGGGGAAGCCTggctcctcctccggcggcggctCTTCTTGA
- the LOC123165553 gene encoding receptor-like protein kinase isoform X1 produces the protein MGLVLWHSLFLFLCLVSSSWSLNSDGRALLALSKNLILPSSIKSSWNASDTTPCNWTGISCDKRNNVVSLDLTLSGVSGSLGVHIGLLKYIKVINLPSNNICGPIPQELGNCSMLEQLDVSGNFLSGEIPESLGNLKKLSYLSLYNNSLSGEIPEGLFKNQFLQDVFLNENKLSGSIPSSVGEMTSLRSFWLTQNALSGGLPDSIGNCTKLEELYLLDNRLSGSLPKTLSYVKGLKVLDATGNSFTGEIDFSFENCKLEKFIFSFNQMRGGIPAWLGNCSSLTELALVNNSFSGQIPPSLGLLSNLTLLMLSQNSLSGPIPPEIGNCRLLEWLELDHNMLEGTVPKELANLRHLQKLFLFENRLTGEFPEGIWSIRYLRSVLIYSNGFTGKLPLKLAELKLLENITLFDNFFTGVIPLGLGVNSPLQQIDFTNNSFTGGIPPYICSRKRLRVLVLGFNLLNGSIPSNVADCPGLQRIILRNNDLTGPIPHFRNCAALGYTDFSHNSLSGDIPASLGKCINTTMINWSANKLVGPIPPEIGNLVNLGVLNLSQNSLQGALPAQVSSCSKLYILDLSFNSLHGSALTTVSSLKLLAQLRLQENKFSGGLPDSLSQLVMLLELQLGGNILGGSIPSSLGKLIKLIALNLSSNGLVGDLRTPLGNLVELQSLDLSVNNLTGGLGALGSLHSLHALNLSYNRFSGPVPEYLLKFLNSAPSSFNGNSGLCISCRDSDSSCKRSNVLKPCGGSGKKGIKRRFKVALIILGSLFIGAVAVLILCCILLKNRDSKTKSEETISNLLEGSSSKLNEIIEKTENFDDKYIIGAGAHGTVYKAILNSGEVFAIKKLAISARSSSYKSMVRELKTLGKVRHRNLIKLKEFWVRGDSGFILYDFMEHGSLYDVLHRIRTPSLDWSMRYNIALGTAHGLAYLHHDSVPAIIHRDIKPSNILLNKDLVPRIADFGIAKIMDQCSAAPQTTGVVGTTGYMAPELAFSTRNSIKTDVYSYGVVLLELITGKTAVDPSFPENMDIVGWVPHALNGAEQIGPVCDPALLDEVYSTVEMEEVRKVLRLALRCTAKEPSQRPSMVDVVKELTDARFAGIPSSSKQGKPGSSSGGGSS, from the exons ATGGGGCTTGTATTGTGGCATTCATTGTTTCTCTTCTTATGTTTGGTTTCCTCGTCATGGAGTTTGAATTCAGATGGTCGTGCCCTTCTTGCTCTGTCCAAAAATCTCATATTGCCTAGTTCCATAAAGTCAAGTTGGAATGCTTCTGATACAACCCCATGTAACTGGACTGGAATTAGTTGTGATAAAAGGAACAATGTGGTTTCTCTTGACCTAACATTGTCTGGAGTTTCTGGTTCACTAGGAGTTCATATAGGGCTTCTAAAGTACATAAAAGTCATCAATTTGCCGAGCAATAACATATGTGGTCCAATCCCCCAAGAATTGGGCAATTGTAGCATGCTTGAACAGTTGGATGTTTCCGGGAACTTCCTTTCTGGTGAAATACCAGAATCGCTTGGCAACCTCAAAAAACTATCATACCTCTCGTTGTACAATAACTCCCTCAGTGGGGAAATACCAGAGGGGTTGTTCAAGAACCAGTTTCTGCAGGACGTGTTCCTCAATGAGAATAAACTCAGTGGTTCTATCCCTTCATCAGTTGGTGAAATGACAAGCCTTAGATCATTTTGGTTGACGCAGAATGCATTATCTGGAGGTCTGCCAGATTCAATTGGCAACTGCACCAAGTTGGAGGAGCTCTATCTGCTGGATAATCGGTTGAGCGGGAGCCTTCCGAAAACCTTGAGCTATGTCAAAGGACTGAAAGTTTTAGATGCCACTGGAAATAGCTTCACCGGAGAGATTGATTTCAGTTTTGAGAACTGCAAGTTGGAGAAATTCATATTCTCGTTCAATCAGATGAGGGGCGGTATTCCAGCGTGGCTAGGTAATTGCAGTAGCTTGACAGAACTTGCACTTGTCAACAACAGTTTCTCTGGCCAAATTCCGCCTTCTCTTGGCCTATTGAGCAACCTCACCTTGCTTATGCTTTCTCAAAACTCCTTGTCTGGCCCAATCCCTCCTGAGATTGGTAATTGTCGGTTGCTGGAGTGGCTAGAGTTGGATCATAACATGCTGGAGGGCACTGTTCCTAAAGAGCTGGCTAATCTGAGACACTTGCAGAAGCTCTTTCTTTTCGAGAATCGCCTGACCGGGGAGTTTcctgagggtatttggagcatccGGTACCTTCGAAGTGTTCTTATTTACAGCAATGGTTTTACTGGGAAGCTACCTCTTAAGTTAGCTGAATTGAAGTTATTGGAGAACATCACATTGTTCGATAATTTCTTCACTGGAGTCATACCCCTGGGTTTGGGTGTTAATAGCCCTTTACAGCAAATTGATTTCACTAACAACAGTTTTACCGGTGGAATACCTCCGTacatttgttcaaggaaaagactCAGGGTGTTGGTTTTGGGTTTCAATCTTCTGAATGGTAGCATCCCATCCAATGTTGCAGACTGCCCAGGCTTGCAACGGATCATTCTCAGAAACAATGATCTTACTGGGCCCATTCCACATTTTAGAAACTGTGCAGCTCTGGGCTATACAGATTTCAGTCATAATTCTTTAAGTGGAGATATTCCAGCAAGCTTGGGCAAATGCATAAATACTACAATGATAAACTGGTCAGCAAACAAACTTGTTGGTCCAATACCACCTGAAATTGGAAACTTGGTGAATTTGGGAGTTCTTAACCTCTCACAAAACAGTCTCCAGGGTGCACTTCCAGCGCAGGTTTCTAGTTGCTCCAAGCTGTATATTCTGGATTTGAGTTTCAACTCTCTGCATGGTTCGGCACTCACGACAGTAAGCAGCCTGAAGCTTCTCGCACAACTACGGTTGCAGGAGAATAAATTCAGTGGGGGCTTACCTGATTCTCTTTCGCAGTTGGTTATGCTTCTTGAGCTGCAACTTGGTGGCAACATTCTTGGAGGCAGCATCCCTTCGTCGTTAGGAAAGTTGATCAAACTCATTGCATTGAATCTCAGCAGCAACGGACTGGTGGGTGATCTTCGAACACCATTGGGCAATTTGGTGGAACTGCAAAGTTTAGATTTGTCAGTTAATAACCTCACTGGAGGTCTTGGCGCATTAGGAAGTCTACATTCATTGCATGCCTTGAATCTTTCCTATAATAGGTTCAGTGGACCAGTGCCAGAATATCTTCTGAAATTTCTGAACTCCGCACCAAGCTCTTTTAATGGAAATTCGGGTCTCTGTATCTCTTGCCGTGACAGTGATTCTTCTTGCAAGAGATCTAATGTGCTGAAACCTTGTGGAGGATCAGGGAAAAAAGGAATAAAGCGTCGATTCAAGGTTGCTCTTATTATTCTTGGTTCATTGTTCATTGGAGCAGTAGCGGTACTTATCCTCTGCTGTATCCTTCTAAAGAATCGAGATTCGAAGACAAAAAGTGAGGAGACAATCAGTAATTTGCTTGAAGGCTCTTCTTCTAAATTGAATGAGATCATAGAAAAGACAGAAAACTTTGATGACAAGTATATCATAGGCGCAGGTGCTCATGGGACTGTGTACAAGGCAATATTGAATTCAGGGGAGGTCTTTGCTATAAAGAAGCTTGCGATTTCCGCGCGCAGCAGTTCCTACAAAAGCATGGTCAGAGAACTGAAGACGCTTGGTAAAGTTCGGCACAGGAACTTGATAAAGCTGAAAGAATTTTGGGTGAGAGGCGACTCTGGGTTCATACTGTATGACTTTATGGAGCATGGTAGCCTCTATGATGTCCTGCACAGGATCCGGACGCCGAGTCTGGACTGGAGCATGCGCTATAACATAGCTCTTGGAACTGCCCATGGTCTGGCATATCTTCACCATGACTCTGTCCCTGCGATCATTCATCGAGATATTAAGCCGAGCAACATATTGCTGAACAAGGACTTGGTGCCGCGCATCGCAGATTTCGGCATAGCGAAGATCATGGATCAGTGTTCAGCTGCTCCACAGACCACCGGGGTCGTCGGCACAACTGGATATATGGCACCAG AGCTGGCATTTTCCACCAGAAACAGTATCAAGACCGACGTGTACAGCTACGGCGTTGTCCTGCTCGAGCTGATAACGGGAAAGACGGCAGTGGATCCCTCGTTCCCGGAGAACATGGACATTGTCGGCTGGGTGCCCCACGCCCTGAACGGCGCTGAGCAGATCGGGCCCGTCTGCGACCCGGCCCTCCTGGACGAAGTGTACAGCACTGTCGAAATGGAGGAGGTGCGCAAGGTCCTGCGCCTGGCCCTCAGGTGCACGGCGAAGGAGCCGAGTCAACGACCGTCCATGGTCGATGTCGTGAAGGAGTTGACTGACGCGAGGTTTGCGGGCATCCCTTCATCGTCGAAGCAGGGGAAGCCTggctcctcctccggcggcggctCTTCTTGA